Proteins from one Chaetodon auriga isolate fChaAug3 chromosome 19, fChaAug3.hap1, whole genome shotgun sequence genomic window:
- the LOC143338134 gene encoding uncharacterized protein LOC143338134 produces the protein MSYRQFLRLRPFHITEPRATDRNTCACIYHENVGLLVERLKQRGILRTSSVSHLISTIVCDPQNKQCMYRLCTKCNNKIAVEVCDDTEEIVWEQFVKEKKTLKSGKEVPHYLKKRMPGTVKDLVQLFNTKIDLLARHQFNWISQAEKCRQLKDSLSEEEVVVHMDFSENYGCKLKTEIQAINFGANRQQATIHTCVVYTASGYQSYATISDCLRHDEKAVWAHLKPVLDDIRTKHASITTLHCMSDGPVTQYRNKGNFYLLSSLPFLNGFRKVTWNFSEACHGKGAPDGVGGAVKRMADGHVKKGGDIQTPQDLFTFLQTTPSNVRFFWVTEEDVTRNNTQCACEEPTHVDLNQLPPLEENSEREAAYKKTDDIEDISGKFVIVMYEDKPFIGQVVQVVGHEMEVSCMHQCATGKNAFVWPERADKVFYFRSDVKAVISEPEPLTMRQSKLVKSDWDKFTAATQCV, from the exons ATGTCCTATAGACAGTTCCTGCGTCTCCGGCCATTTCACATCACTGAGCCTCGAGCCACTGATCGCAACACATGCGCATGCATATATCATGAAAATGTAGGCCTCCTGGTGGAAAGACTGAAACAACGAGGGATACTACGAACATCTAGTGTATCTCACCTTATATCCACAATTGTTTGTGatccacaaaacaaacaatgcatgTATCGTCTCTGCACAAAATGTAACAACAAGATAGCAGTTGAGGTGTGTGATGATACAGAGGAGATTGTGTGGGAGCAGTTTGTCAAGGAGAAGAAGACTCTAAAAAGTGGGAAAGAAGTCCCACATTACTTGAAAAAAAGAATGCCTGGAACAGTAAAAGACCTGGTCCAACTGTTCAACACCAAAATTGACTTATTGGCAAGACACCAGTTTAACTGGATCAGTCAGGCAGAGAAATGCAGGCAGCTAAAGGACAGCCTATCTGAAGAGGAGGTTGTCGTCCATATGGACTTCTCTGAAAACTATGGGTGCAAACTCAAAACTGAGATCCAGGCCATCAATTTTGGTGCAAATAGACAGCAGGCCACTATACACACATGTGTTGTTTATACAGCCAGTGGCTATCAGTCCTATGCCACCATTTCAGATTGTCTACGGCATGATGAAAAAGCAGTCTGGGCACATCTGAAACCTGTCTTGGATGACATCAGGACTAAGCATGCATCAATCACCACCCTTCATTGCATGAGTGATGGCCCAGTCACCCAGTACCGCAATAAAGGCAACTTTTATCTTCTAAGCAGTTTGCCATTTCTGAATGGATTCAGGAAGGTGACCTGGAACTTCTCAGAAGCCTGCCATGGAAAAGGTGCTCCGGATGGTGTTGGGGGTGCTGTGAAAAGGATGGCTGATGGCCATGTGAAGAAAGGAGGCGACATTCAAACACCCCAAGACCTCTTCACATTCCTTCAGACAACGCCATCCAATGTTCGGTTTTTCTGGGTGACTGAAGAGGATGTGACAAG GAACAATACCCAATGTGCATGCGAGGAGCCAACCCATGTTGACCTAAACCAACTTCCTCCCTTGGAAGAGAATTCTGAAAGAGAAGCTGCTTACAAGAAAACAGATGATATCGAGGACATAAGTGGCAAATTTGTCATTGTAATGTATGAAGACAAGCCCTTTATTGGGCAGGTGGTGCAGGTCGTAGGTCACGAGATGGAAGTCAGTTGCATGCATCAGTGTGCAACAGGAAAGAATGCTTTTGTGTGGccagaaagagcagacaaagttttttatttcagatcagATGTGAAGGCTGTTATATCTGAGCCAGAGCCCTTAACTATGAGGCAGTCCAAACTTGTCAAATCAGACTGGGACaagtttacagcagcaacacagtgtgtgtaa